The genomic window ATGGGTTTACTCCACAGTGGTTACTTTCTTTGTTGAATTCATATGAAGCTTTGTGACGATTGGATTTTGTGATCATATTTGCTATGAGGTAAATTAGTTCCAATTTGAATGATTAGAAGTGCTTTGGTACTATTACCAGGTTTATGAATTAATAGTTGAGTGTTTTTGAAGAATCTAGAGCTTGTAATTGTTGATGCCAACCAcgtgtttgatgaaatgccTCACCGGATCAATAGCTATTTATGAAAAGTAAATTCATGTTATGATaagttggttttggttttgtgtgttGCTTTTCTTCATGCGTTTCCTTTGGAGGATCACATAAAAATCTGCATCTTGTAGTTCTTTTATGAGTTCCTGCAGTATTTGTGGAACAAAATTTAGTCATCTTTCATAGGGCTTTATTGTAAAAGCTGGgaaatcattttgtttatatgctTTGTGATTAGAAGAAGGATATTTCAATGTTTATACTAATTGAACGATTATATGTGATGTCTGAAACTGGTTATTGTTTTGCAGGCAAGGAAAGGATGTTGTGATTGACATTAAAAACGGATTGGTAGCAGGAATCTAAAACAGGGCCTTACTTGCAGAGGTAAAATGACAACTATCCATGGTACTGATGATAATATATTCGAGGCATTGAGGTAATTGATGTTTGGTTATTTGTTACTGAACAAACAGGGCCTTACTTGCAGAGGtatgaaaaagagtttctcTACATGCTATATGTAAAGGTGATCCCATGGGGTGATCTAGACTCACTCGCCATGCTTCAAAGACAACTCGGCGTTGACATACTCGTAACAGGCCATACCActagtttggttttgtatcaCTTATCTTTGTTACcactattttggttttgtatcatttttgtttgacacCACAAAACAATATTCACACAAGTACTTTTCTTGCAATTCTACTATATAATTATCtctataaaatcatatattcatatgaaACCTATCTTATTTCTCTACTTAATTTCACTCTTCTTTGTtccaatcttctttttcactaCCAGAAACCCAATAACcaatcttattttttaataaaagaaactcAAGAAACAATCTTCTTTAAAGCCAAACCCCAAGAAATTCTACTTCATCCAAAATTATGTTGCTacaaaatttttttctttaagaaaccCACTTAAGAATTCCACCATTGGACAATAAAATTTTTAAGGATTcaacaaaaactctaaaactcTTATTTACTCAAagtttagtattaaaaaattataaggaGTCCTTAATTAGGACTCCCCAATGGGGGTGCTTACTACAAGTCTTGCGTGCATGTAGATGTTCTCAAGTTGTTGAATAAGTTGTTGTTCCTTGGTTTCCACTCATTGCTTCTGACACAATATTTGacataaaactatatttgatGATAATACTTCGTTGGTAAGAGGATTAGATTCTGATTTgttagaaattttgaaattatccTTGGTTTAGAAATGTGTGTGATATGAGAATAAAGAACTAGAATGTAATGTGCAGAGAAAAGTAATAGAGATTAGAAGGTGATAACTTATTCAcaagaaatattaattaacattgaagaaattattaaaaaattaatagatttaaggtaatattttaacatatacattattatttaaatgCATATGaatttcacaaaagaaaagaaaatatctaattcaAAATAACTGTGAACTAAAGATTGAACTCCACGATTTAACGTATAATGTGCTTCTGATGCGGCATACGAGATTATactaatctatatatacatttttgcagccattttagcaaataaatcctggacttggacttatttacaatctAATGCaattagcattaaatcttttttccaaaataattcattttactttaaattttttatttaaattgtcaatcacattatcaatcaaatttaatcccactaaacttcaaatcaatcccttaaaattagcataaacatatttgttaacaatattttaaaacaaagttttttgttaaataaatattattcttactaaacgttttttgtttaaataaataaattttgtatttgaacttatttacaatgtcatgtcactgatattaattatttattaatgaaaatatttaattaaagatttaaatcttctaaatccttgcttttagagttattatgtcattaccttataagcaaaaatattaattctttaaatattattatttatatatttaaaatttataaaacattattaatatttaaacttataaaaagtttgatatattacaattttttaacatcattatataatatatagagtttaaaaaaattttaattttttccgtcatattttatgattcaaaattttaaaaaatgaatatatattaatcaattagcaaaaaatgtgtgggtgCAACGTTCCGCatcgacaaaaatatttagacaatgatttataaacatatcataaataagatcaatattaatataaataaatggtttttttacgggacgggtttggcgggatgggtttggcaggacgttacttaataacaattgtaaactataaaataaaaatatattataaatagatacaatttgcaaaaaaaaagttatacgaactttaaaaagataaattgttaccgcggtgtaccgcgggaTAAAATCTAGTCTCTATAGATATTCAGAGCAATAATTGTATTCAACAGTAAACTaatctatactatataaaaagaaaatccaaaacctcagaaattaaatcttaaaattgtcaaatttaACAAAGCAATATAATAAGAAAGATATGGAAAAGAGAATTCAAAACACCTATTAATCTATGTGTTTGGATTAAACACGACGACTAATTGACCACATAATCattgaatgaaaaataaagaaaaaaacgagaaCCAACACAGCCGCCACCATTTGGTTATGATGACGGCAACCTCCAAGCTTCCATTGAGCTCCACATGTGTAGCAAAATGAATAACCACACCTATACATCAACCATAAACATTACAATGTTAAATACCCGAGAACATAATCAAATTCCAAcatgatttatatttataatcacaGTTAATAGCTATAGAATGTGATTAATGATAATACCTGCAATATACATTGATGGTTTTATGCGACAGTTTGATCATGTGTTGGCACTTTTTACATTGACGCGATATTGTTTTAGGATTTCGACCCAACGTCTTGTATTCCTTGCATGACAAGTCACTATGCCACAGAACTTTGCAGTTAATGCAAAAGGCTTTGCGGCATTTAAAGCAGCATCTCCTAACTCCATCTTCAGTAGACTCAACGAGCTCGGTTTTCGACATCAAAGCCCAACACCTTGGATTTGGGCAATGAAATCTGTCACATACAGGGATGAACTCCTCTTTGATCCTATGTTCCCACATCTCTTCTAGTTTAGGTGTCAAAAGATGGGAACAGCTTTTAAGAGATAGGATTGATTTGCAGCCATCATGAGGACATCTCGGAACATCTCCCTCGATTAGTCTCACTTCTATATGTTGTTTCATCCACTCTACACCGAATTGATGACGGCATAAAGCAACAGAAAACATCAGTTCATGTTCGATATTAACCTCACCGCAAGCCTTCTGCTCGGTAGGAGGCGTACGTATGCTTATTGATTCCTTTGCAAGCTTAAACGCAAACTTGGCTTGATTTTCAGTCACAGTAACAGGAATGCTAGATGTCAGTTCTCGCCTTATGCATTGCACATCATCCATTAGCAAGGCGATGTTCTCTTTCTCAGGCGCTAATCTGCCCATGACCTAACACATTCAAGGTAAAacatcaataacaaaaataagcAAAGGGATATGTGAACCTGAACAGCCAAGAAAGCTTACCAATTCATATAACTCTAAACGATCACAGCAGATTGAGATATGATTGATTCCCAAACTCACGGCTTCGGTTAATCCTCGCTTCAATGCCATAAGCTCAGCCTCCAAAACTGTAACTGTGGAGTCATGAAGTGATCCTTTCATCTGAAACAAGAGATATTCATCCTCTTCTCTGAAAATTGCAACCTCAAATCCCGCCGATAATTGAGCTGATGTTTTCTCCCTTACCAAACCCTTAAAGTAAAGGTTGTATGTGTCAGAATGAAAGTCGCCCGGTGAGGGTTTTCCGGTGGGGTTTCGGCCATAGTCTCTTTCCAGGGTTCCTTCTTTCTCCATGAATCTGTTGCACATACttgaagatttgtttttcgTAGGGGGCCTAAGGTTTAATGACTCGACACATACAATTCTAGGttttatagattatatatcaGAAGCGGCTCCTAGCTCGTTCGTGTGATTAAACTAATTAACTTTATAATTAAAAGGGAACtaagagaaattaaaaaagaaagagccctatgcaaaaaaaagaaaattaaacttttatcaaattaaggaatattttttcatatatatcaaaaaagtaaattaaaattaaaaaacctaaacaaaaacGATAGGGAAAAGTAATGTTATCGGAAAAGTAgtactattaaaaaaaaaaaaaagtatttttgttgATCTCTAGACCTCATAAGATACAAAGAATTGAGAAAAGAGTGTTTCATAACAACTATGGATATTCAGCATATACGACCAGTCCACCATGAGCATACAAATCATCCCAATCATCTTCATTCACCATCATAAAAATAACCTTGGCCAGTACGTGGACAACCAGTAGGACAAGTCACTTGACCCTTCTTCCATTCAACTCCACATTTGTAGCAAAATTGATACCCACATCTACAAAGGCCACAACGACATTACAATAAAACATAAACGTTTTGTCTCTAGTTATGTCTTAATTGAGttaaatatgtattatatgTACCTGCAAGTCATGTGGTTGCACCCTTGGTTAAGCTCAATCAAGTGTCGACACTTGACACATTGGCGCCATTTTTGATCGTTTGCTAGAAGCTTTAGCGTCAAGTCATCAAGTACAGGGTCAGGGTGAAGTTTCTTGTACTCAGCACACGATAAATCAGAATGCCATGGTACTTTACAATCAATGCAAACGAGTCCAGAACATTTGATACATGCACGGTCATTGGATTTATTAGACCGAGAAATCTCGGTTTTGGACATCAATgttgaacagtttatatatGGGCAATAGATTCTCTTTGCTAAAGGAATGGACTCTTCTTTCATCATGTGTTTCCATAGCTCAATCACCTTAGGTTTCAAAACCTTGAAACAGTTTTCAAGACTTAGTTTTAACTTGCATTCATAGTCAAGACATGTAGGCACAGTTCCGTTTCGCAGTTTCACTTCTACTAACTGATTAACACAAGGATAGCAATGACGGTGAAGACATTTATCCATTACGAACATGCGATCGGCCTTGGTTTCTTCCAGACAAATGACACAAGTTTCTCCCTTCATCTCTGAGGCCCTACTGGTTTGAGAAACAATTGCCTCTCTTGCAAGTttaaaatcaaacttgataTTGTTTTGAGAAACCAGAATAGCTTTACTAGAATCAAATTTTTGGCTAAGAAGTTGGACTTGTTCCAATAGTTGTTGGACAACTCGTTCCTGCTTTGGATTACATTTACTATTTGTTATCTGCAT from Arabidopsis thaliana chromosome 3, partial sequence includes these protein-coding regions:
- a CDS encoding IBR domain containing protein (IBR domain containing protein; FUNCTIONS IN: zinc ion binding; INVOLVED IN: biological_process unknown; LOCATED IN: cellular_component unknown; EXPRESSED IN: flower; EXPRESSED DURING: petal differentiation and expansion stage; CONTAINS InterPro DOMAIN/s: Zinc finger, C6HC-type (InterPro:IPR002867); BEST Arabidopsis thaliana protein match is: RING/U-box protein with C6HC-type zinc finger (TAIR:AT3G45480.1); Has 1686 Blast hits to 1674 proteins in 179 species: Archae - 0; Bacteria - 0; Metazoa - 656; Fungi - 285; Plants - 509; Viruses - 0; Other Eukaryotes - 236 (source: NCBI BLink).); the protein is MEKEGTLERDYGRNPTGKPSPGDFHSDTYNLYFKGLVREKTSAQLSAGFEVAIFREEDEYLLFQMKGSLHDSTVTVLEAELMALKRGLTEAVSLGINHISICCDRLELYELVMGRLAPEKENIALLMDDVQCIRRELTSSIPVTVTENQAKFAFKLAKESISIRTPPTEQKACGEVNIEHELMFSVALCRHQFGVEWMKQHIEVRLIEGDVPRCPHDGCKSILSLKSCSHLLTPKLEEMWEHRIKEEFIPVCDRFHCPNPRCWALMSKTELVESTEDGVRRCCFKCRKAFCINCKVLWHSDLSCKEYKTLGRNPKTISRQCKKCQHMIKLSHKTINVYCRCGYSFCYTCGAQWKLGGCRHHNQMVAAVLVLVFFFIFHSMIMWSISRRV
- a CDS encoding IBR domain containing protein (IBR domain containing protein; FUNCTIONS IN: zinc ion binding; CONTAINS InterPro DOMAIN/s: Zinc finger, C6HC-type (InterPro:IPR002867), Zinc finger, RING-type (InterPro:IPR001841); BEST Arabidopsis thaliana protein match is: RING/U-box superfamily protein (TAIR:AT2G25360.1); Has 2895 Blast hits to 2887 proteins in 217 species: Archae - 0; Bacteria - 0; Metazoa - 1211; Fungi - 626; Plants - 637; Viruses - 2; Other Eukaryotes - 419 (source: NCBI BLink).), whose protein sequence is MKGETCVICLEETKADRMFVMDKCLHRHCYPCVNQLVEVKLRNGTVPTCLDYECKLKLSLENCFKVLKPKVIELWKHMMKEESIPLAKRIYCPYINCSTLMSKTEISRSNKSNDRACIKCSGLVCIDCKVPWHSDLSCAEYKKLHPDPVLDDLTLKLLANDQKWRQCVKCRHLIELNQGCNHMTCRCGYQFCYKCGVEWKKGQVTCPTGCPRTGQGYFYDGE